TAAAACCAAAAAACTAAAAAACACCCATCTCTTTTTCACTACGACCCTCCTTCATTTATAATTTTTTACTTATAAATACCCATAAATACCCAAGCCAGCCCAAAGCCAAATCCTCTTAGCAAACTATGTACCACTTTTTTATATTTAATCGTTTTTAAAAAACAAAATAAATCCAAGGCATTAAGCATAATTTTTCTTATCCTTTGTTTTTACTCTTCACCCCAAACGCAAAAACTTTCTTTCAGTGCAATAAATTTATTGCATGAGTTGAAAAAATTAGGTCTTCCTTATTTTTTTACTTCTAAATTGAATAACAAAAAGACAAAAAAATATTGCGACTACACCTTTCAAAAAATAAAAAAAGCTATGTATAACCTGGATATTATCTAACTTTTTAAAATGGCACCTTTTTTGCTGAGGGCAAGCTTGCTTAAGCTCCGTTTATTTTAGGAGCAAAAAACAAAAAAATATTGTGGAGGAACAGATGGAGTACAGTAAAGTACGAGAGCAACTTATTTGGAATCTTCGTTTGGACTTTGATCCTGTAGGCATCACCTTTGTGTATGATGAATCTCTTGAGTCCAGCTTACCTATCACTCACCGAGCCAAAGTTAAAATTACCTACTGCCAATTTTTAACTGCTGCACGCCAAAACAGAATGGCATTTTACATGAAACCAGAGAAACTTTTATGTCAAAATGCCTGGCCAGTATTTAATTTTAGAGACTTAGAACAAGAAGCTGATACCAAACGGCATCTCAAGTATTTAATCGACAAAGACCTTGCTTGGGAAGCTGTTCAACAAAAAGCTCGTTTGGAAAAAGGCTGTAAAGGTATTTATATGGCTCCAATTGACTTTTTTGATAAAGCAGAGATTAAACCAGATCTCTTATTTATGATTTGTACGCCATATCAGGCTTATCATATCTTAAATGATTACATGGGCGGCATGAAAAAACCTAACCTTTCCTTTTTCCATACCCCCAACTCTGCAGTATGTTCAGGTAGTGTTTGGGCCTTTAACAATAACACAGCTAATATGACTACAATGTGTGCTGGCTCTAAAACATCAGGAAAAACAGAGATGGCATACCTTAATGTTTTTATCCCTGGCAAACACATAGAACCATTTATAACACAACAACAAAAACGCGTTGCTATGGGAGAAGGAGCATCTTTATTAGGTAAAGGATCTCAACCTTGGCCAGGACTTGATGTATGTAAAGGATGCCCTTTATTTAAATTTGAAGCAGTTTAACCAACTGTTTTTAACCACTCACCAAGAGAGTTTGGATTTTATCCAAACTCTCTTTGACTTAACTCCAAATGGATACTATGGTCAAAACCCTAAAAAAAGCAGAGCTGTGCATAATATGTTGAAATTATTATATTTTTTTACCTCAATTTTAATTTTACTAATCAATCCTAAGCTTTGCTTGGCCACCCAAGTTCATTCTCACCCAGAAGGTTTGTATGTACACCAGTTAGCGCATTTCTTTTTTATTTTATCTATGGTCACTTTAATTTATTGGCTAAAAAAGAGAAATCTTTATCGAGAAAAAGGTTGGAGATATCTTAAATACAGTGCTCTTTGTTTTATTATTTGGAATATAGATGCTATTTTAGCCCATTATTTGGAGAATCAAAATTTTTTTATTATTAAAAATGCTGGAAGCTTAGAAGCAGTATTGGTCTCTCTACCTGGATATGAACTACATACCCTTATTTTTTATTTTGCTAAAATGGATCATATATTTTGTGTCCCTGGTATACTCTTTTTATACTTTGCTTTACGTTGTTTTATAGATAAGGCGAGAGAACTAAAATGACTTTACCAATGCTCCCAATATGGACCGTAGATTTCGTTGGTTCTTCTTTAATGATAGTTATCTCATTTTTATGTGTATACATGGCTGTTTATCTATTTCTGCAAGATAAAGAAAATGCTGTATGGATATATTTTCTATGGATTACAAGTGGTCTTGCTTTTTTTGCTCTTTCAAGAGGAATTGGTCATATTGCAAAAGACTTATTAATTGTAAGTGGACATACAGATATATGGAAAAAATTACGACCATATAGTGGAGCATTTAATACTATAACATTTATTTTAGTAGCATCTATTACTCTATTCTTTGAAAGGATATGGAAAATTTACCAAACAATTATAAGAGATAAACAAGCTCTACAAAAAAGTCATGAACAAATTCTATATCTAAATAAACATTTAGAAGATTTGGTTGCTGAAAGAACTCTTAAACTAAAATCTTCTGAAAAAAAATATCGGCGTATCTTTGAATCTTCTAGGGATATGATTGTCGTAACTGATAAAAAAGGACTTATTCTAGAGCTAAATACGGCAGGCAGTTCTCTCTTGGGATTAGCAAAAGAAAACCTACTTCAAAAAAAACATTATTTGAAATCTTTTTTTGCTCATGATTCAGACTGGGACAAAATTGTCACCCAACTTCTTAATCAGGGCTATATAAATGATATTGAAACTGAACTAGTAAGTCCGGTAAAAAAAAATATTCGCTATGTACTTTTAAACGGTACAGTAGAATACTTTGAAGAAAAAGAAAAAAACTCTAATTTAAAAGAAATTTTTCACTTTTTAGTAAAAGATATTACTAGAAGAAAAACAATGGAACAACAGCTATTACAAGCAGATAAATTAGCATCTATCGGGAAGTTAGCTGCTGGAGTAGCTCATGAAATCAATAATCCTCTAAATATTATTCTAGGTTACACCCAACTTTTATTAAAACATGAGCAAAAAGGAACTCAAAAATATGAAGACTTACGTATAATTGAAAAACATGTATGTGCTTGCAGAAATATAGTTAACGACCTCTTAAAATTTTCTAGAAGATCAAAAACTCAAAAACAATTTATTAATTTAAACGAGCTTATAAAAGAAGTTATAAAAGTTGCTTCACAACAATTTGAATTTGATAGAATTAAAATAGAAACTAACTATGATCCAAATGTCCCTTCTATGGTTCTAGATGGAGATAAAATAAAACAAGTGTTTATGAATATATTTATGAACGCTAAAGATGCTATTGGAGAAGATGGCAAAATTACAATATCAACAAATTACCTTGAAAAGAAGCATACTGTGGAGATAAAAATTCAAGATACAGGATGTGGGATAGAACCTCATCACATTTCAAAAATATTTGATCCTTTTTTTACCACTAAAGAAACAGGAAAAGGAACGGGTTTAGGCCTTTCTGTAAGCTATGGAATAATTAAAGAACATGATGGAGATATAAAAGTATTTAGCAAGGTAGGCCAGGGAACCACTTTCTTAATAACCTTACCAATAAGAGAGTAATTATGGTAAGAGAACGTATTTTAATTGTAGATGACGAACCAGACCTTCTAAGATTGTTAAAAAGAAGCTTAGAAGAAGATTTGCAATGTATTATTGAAACTGCTCTATCAGGAGAAGAAGCCTTAAATATTTTATCTCAAAAAAGCATGGATGTTGTCCTCATAGATATGAAAATGCCTGGGATGAGTGGTTTAGAACTCTTACAATTTATTCTAGAAGATCACCCATGGATGACCATAGTAATGATGACTGCCCATGGTTGCATTGAGCTGGCTGTAGAAGCAATAAAAAGTGGTGCATACGATTTCATTACCAAACCTTTTGATACAGAAACTATTTCCTTCACTTTGCAAAAAGCCTTAGAAAGAAGCAGATTGCTTAGAGAAAATTTACGTCTGCAAAAAGATATTCGGACATGCACCTCTTTTCAAGATATTGTTGGTACCAGCCCCAAAATGAAAAGAATCTATGAGCTTATTCAAACAGTTGCCACAACAGATATAACTGTATTGATTACTGGGGAATCAGGTACAGGAAAAGACTTAGTTGCACGGGCAATACACTCCCTAAGCAAAAGAAAAGATTTTCCTTTTGTAGCAGTAAATTGTCCAACTGTTCCTGAACACATCTTGGAAAGTGAGCTGTTTGGATATAAAAAAGGAGCTTTTACTCACGCTACCCAAAATAAAATTGGTCTTTTTCAAGAAGCTCACAAGGGCACTATCTTTTTAGATGAAATAGGAGATATAAGCGCTAATATCCAAACTAAATTACTTAGAGTTCTCCAAGAAAAAACCATTAAACCATTAGGAGATACTAAAACTATTAGTGTGGATGTAAGGGTTATTGCTTCTACTAACAGGAATTTACAAGAAGCTATAAAACAAGGCAAATTTAGAGAAGACCTTTATTACAGACTAAACGTTATTCCTATAGAATTGCCCCCTTTAAGGGAACGAAAAGAAGATATTCCTCTTTTAGTAAACCATTTTTTAAAAAAACACGGACAAGAACTAAATAGACCTAATAAACGCCTTTCCCCTGAACTTATGGAAATTTTTCTCGAAAACGACTGGGAAGGAAATGTTAGAGAACTAGAAAATATTGTTATAAGAGGAATATTATTTGCCCCTGAAGAGGAAATACGTCCTGAACACATCGGCTTAAAACCATATAAAAACCCAAATATATCACCAGAACTAAATTTAATTCCCAATTTACCTTATAAAAAAGCTAAAGAATATATTTTAAAAAAATTTCATAAATTATACTTAGGAAAATTACTTAAAGAAACAGGAGGAAACGTTACTCAAGCAGCAAGAAATTGTGGTCTCGAAAGACAAGCCCTTCAGCAAATTATGAAAAGATATAATATAACTGCAAAACCTTTCAGAAAAAAATAATCCCAGCCAAAAGCCCAAAGCAAAAATAAAAAAAAGGAGGAGGACGTGAATTGGCCAAGTATTGCACTTTTATGTATTCTTATCCCAATAGGAACAGGCCTTTTAAGTTTGTTCTTAAACTCTTCATTTCCACGTAAAGTAGTAGTTATACTAAATTCTATTTTTCTATCAACACTATCTATACTACTCTACATAAAAGGACCGTTTCCCATAACTAATACATTTACAAAAATTAATAATTTTTATGATTATCTTATATGTGGGTTGGATTTTTTACTATTATTTTATATTGTGTTTATTGGTACAAAATTAAAAAACAGAACAATCACTATAATGTCATCTATACAAATAATAATTTTATTTCTTGTTGAAATTATACATAATAAATCTGATATATATCCTTTAGTAGCAGATAAGTTTTCTCTTATGATGATTTTAATAGTTTCAATTGTTGGGTCTATTATCACTATTTATGCCTTACAGTATATGAAAAGACATGAAGAACATTTACATCTAACTACTTCAAAACAAAATAAATTCTTCTTTTTTATGCTAATTTTTTTAGGAGCAATGAATGGCTTAATTCTAAGCAATAATTTACTTTGGATGTATTTTTTTTGGGAAGTTACTACTCTTTGCTCCTTCATGCTAATAGGTCATGATGATACAGATGAGGCAAAAGCCAATGCCCAAAAAGCATTATGGATGAATCTTTTAGGGGGAGTTACCTTTATTTTGGGACTCTTTATCTTAGCTCTAAATCACCTTCCACTAGAGATAACTTTACTTCTTAACAGCAAAATTGGCAGCAGTATGTTGTTAGTAATGGCTTTACTTTGCATAGCTGGATTTACTAAATCTGCTCAAGTTCCATTTCAAAGTTGGCTCACAGGTGCAATGGTAGCTCCTACACCAGTATCTGCTCTTTTACACTCTTCGACTATGGTCAATGCTGGAGTATACCTTATCTTACGTCTAGCTCCTATTTATCAAAAAACACTCTTTTCTTCTTATCTTGCTTTCTTAGGTGCATTTACCTTTATTGCAACTTCCATTTTAGCTCTTAGCCAAAAGAATGGGAAAAAAATTCTTGCCTACTCCACTATTGGAAATTTGGGAATGATTGTAGCTTGTGCAGGAATAGGATCTCCTGCAGCTATTGGAGCTGGGATCCTACTTATTCTCTTTCATGCTGTTTCTAAAGGACTTTTATTCATGGGTATGGGTTATATAGAACAAAACATAGGAAGCAGAATAATCGAAGATATGCGTGGACTTTACTTGAAAATGCCTAAAACAACTTTAATTATGGCATTTGGCATGCTTACCATGTTTCTCCCTCCTTTTGGAGCTCTTTTAAGTAAGTGGATGATAATAGAAGCTTCTTCTAAAAATCCAATGGTAGTAATTATGTTGGCCCTAGGAAGTGCTTTTACAGTGGTGTTTTGGGCTCGTTGGGCAGGCCTTATTTTATGCCACACTAAAAACAAAAAACCTTCTCAAGAAATACTTCCTCTTTTTATAAGGTTAAGTTTTTTCCCTTTAGCCTTACTTATTGCACTATTAAGTATTTTGGTTTTACCAATTTACTCTAATATAATTGTTCCAACATTAAAACTATATTATAAAACGATATCATATTCCCTTCTTCAAGGAGGATTTAATAGTGAAGTAGGAGCATTTTCTATTTATCCTTTATTCTTATTTTTTATCATAGCCACAATTTGGACAATTCATGTTATTAAAAAATACAGTAAACGTACCTATGTAAATCCTTATATGTCTGGAATAGAGGAAATTCAAAACGATAATTATGGACATTTAGGACCATTAAATCAATTTGTTAAATTTACTGCTGGTAATTTTTATCTATTAGAATATTTAGGAGAAGAAAAATTAATGCTTGGTATTAACATCATTGCAATTGGAACAATTATAGTAAGCATTGCAGGTGTTTTTTAAAAAAGAGGAGTGAAAAATGTTTACAATACAAAATATCATTATAGCTATTCTTGCCATTATCATTGCTCCTTTATTAGGAGGAATTATTGCGGGCATAGATCGTAAATTAACAGCTAAGCTTCAAGGACGCTATGGTCCTCCTATTCTTCAACCTTTTTATGATCTTTTAAAACTATTTGCCAAACAAAAAATGGCTGTAAATAGTGTTCAAGTATTTTGTGCCTGGATGTACCTTATTTCTGCTATCAGCGCCCTTTTCTTATTTGCCTTAAAATCTGACTTACTTATGATCTTTTTTGTTTTAACTATTGGTTCTGTATTTTTAACCATTGGCGCATCTGCAACCCCTTCTCCCTATAGCCAAATTGGAGCACAAAGGGAACTTATTCAAATGCTTACCTATGAACCTCTATTAATTGTAGTATTTGTAAGCATTTATTTTGTGACTGGAAGTTTTAAAATAGACGCTATCTTAAACTATCCTAAACCCATTTTTTTAAGCTTACCACTTATCTATTTAGTCTTGGGCTTTGCCCTTACCATAAAGCTTAGAAAATCCCCCTTTGATATTTCTACTTCTCATCACGGTCATCAAGAAATTGTTAAAGGCATCCTTACAGAATATTCTGGCCCTCATTTGGCTTTAATAGAATTAGGACATTGGTATGAAATTATTTTAGTTTTAGGAATTTGTGCTTTATTTTGGTCAACAAATATCTTTGGCCTTATAATTTTATTAGCCATAACTTATTTTGCTGAAGTCTTTGTTGATAACTTAGTTAGCAGAGCAACTTGGAGATGGATGTTAGGATATGTCTGGGGAGTGGGCATATCTTTAGCGCTTTTTAATATTGCATTTTTATATGCTAATAAATTTGTAAACTAGAGATAGAGGTGAAAAAACAATGAGTATATTAAACAAAATATTACAAAAATCAAAAATAAAATCTCCCTGGCTCTTACATTATGACTGTAGCAGTTGTAATGGCTGTGATATAGAAATACTAGCCTGCCTAACTCCTATATATGATGTAGAGCGTTTTGGCATTATAAATACAGGAAACCCAAAACATGCTGATATTCTATTAGTTACAGGTGGTGTCAATAATAGAAATAAACATGTATTAAAAAATCTTTACAATCAAATGCCAGACCCAAAAGTTGTTGTTTCTGTGGGAAGTTGTGGGAATACTGGAGGTATATTCAAAGATGCGTACAATATTATAGGCGGAATAGATAAAGTTATTCCTGTTGATGTGTATGTCCCAGGTTGTCCGCCAAAACCAGAGGCTATTATTGATGGCGTTGTTCAGGCTTTAGAAATTTTAGCTCAAAAAACAGCAAAACAAAACCAAAAGGTGGAGAAAGAAGATGTTGGATAAAAACATAAAAAACCTTGCCCTAGAAAACCTCTTAGAAGAAGTAAAAAATCTAAAAGATCAAGGTTATAGATTAGTCACTTTTAGTGCAGTAGAAAGCG
The genomic region above belongs to Desulfonauticus submarinus and contains:
- a CDS encoding DUF169 domain-containing protein; protein product: MEYSKVREQLIWNLRLDFDPVGITFVYDESLESSLPITHRAKVKITYCQFLTAARQNRMAFYMKPEKLLCQNAWPVFNFRDLEQEADTKRHLKYLIDKDLAWEAVQQKARLEKGCKGIYMAPIDFFDKAEIKPDLLFMICTPYQAYHILNDYMGGMKKPNLSFFHTPNSAVCSGSVWAFNNNTANMTTMCAGSKTSGKTEMAYLNVFIPGKHIEPFITQQQKRVAMGEGASLLGKGSQPWPGLDVCKGCPLFKFEAV
- a CDS encoding two-component system sensor histidine kinase NtrB — protein: MTLPMLPIWTVDFVGSSLMIVISFLCVYMAVYLFLQDKENAVWIYFLWITSGLAFFALSRGIGHIAKDLLIVSGHTDIWKKLRPYSGAFNTITFILVASITLFFERIWKIYQTIIRDKQALQKSHEQILYLNKHLEDLVAERTLKLKSSEKKYRRIFESSRDMIVVTDKKGLILELNTAGSSLLGLAKENLLQKKHYLKSFFAHDSDWDKIVTQLLNQGYINDIETELVSPVKKNIRYVLLNGTVEYFEEKEKNSNLKEIFHFLVKDITRRKTMEQQLLQADKLASIGKLAAGVAHEINNPLNIILGYTQLLLKHEQKGTQKYEDLRIIEKHVCACRNIVNDLLKFSRRSKTQKQFINLNELIKEVIKVASQQFEFDRIKIETNYDPNVPSMVLDGDKIKQVFMNIFMNAKDAIGEDGKITISTNYLEKKHTVEIKIQDTGCGIEPHHISKIFDPFFTTKETGKGTGLGLSVSYGIIKEHDGDIKVFSKVGQGTTFLITLPIRE
- a CDS encoding sigma-54-dependent transcriptional regulator, whose product is MVRERILIVDDEPDLLRLLKRSLEEDLQCIIETALSGEEALNILSQKSMDVVLIDMKMPGMSGLELLQFILEDHPWMTIVMMTAHGCIELAVEAIKSGAYDFITKPFDTETISFTLQKALERSRLLRENLRLQKDIRTCTSFQDIVGTSPKMKRIYELIQTVATTDITVLITGESGTGKDLVARAIHSLSKRKDFPFVAVNCPTVPEHILESELFGYKKGAFTHATQNKIGLFQEAHKGTIFLDEIGDISANIQTKLLRVLQEKTIKPLGDTKTISVDVRVIASTNRNLQEAIKQGKFREDLYYRLNVIPIELPPLRERKEDIPLLVNHFLKKHGQELNRPNKRLSPELMEIFLENDWEGNVRELENIVIRGILFAPEEEIRPEHIGLKPYKNPNISPELNLIPNLPYKKAKEYILKKFHKLYLGKLLKETGGNVTQAARNCGLERQALQQIMKRYNITAKPFRKK
- a CDS encoding NADH-quinone oxidoreductase subunit 5 family protein — its product is MNWPSIALLCILIPIGTGLLSLFLNSSFPRKVVVILNSIFLSTLSILLYIKGPFPITNTFTKINNFYDYLICGLDFLLLFYIVFIGTKLKNRTITIMSSIQIIILFLVEIIHNKSDIYPLVADKFSLMMILIVSIVGSIITIYALQYMKRHEEHLHLTTSKQNKFFFFMLIFLGAMNGLILSNNLLWMYFFWEVTTLCSFMLIGHDDTDEAKANAQKALWMNLLGGVTFILGLFILALNHLPLEITLLLNSKIGSSMLLVMALLCIAGFTKSAQVPFQSWLTGAMVAPTPVSALLHSSTMVNAGVYLILRLAPIYQKTLFSSYLAFLGAFTFIATSILALSQKNGKKILAYSTIGNLGMIVACAGIGSPAAIGAGILLILFHAVSKGLLFMGMGYIEQNIGSRIIEDMRGLYLKMPKTTLIMAFGMLTMFLPPFGALLSKWMIIEASSKNPMVVIMLALGSAFTVVFWARWAGLILCHTKNKKPSQEILPLFIRLSFFPLALLIALLSILVLPIYSNIIVPTLKLYYKTISYSLLQGGFNSEVGAFSIYPLFLFFIIATIWTIHVIKKYSKRTYVNPYMSGIEEIQNDNYGHLGPLNQFVKFTAGNFYLLEYLGEEKLMLGINIIAIGTIIVSIAGVF
- a CDS encoding respiratory chain complex I subunit 1 family protein; its protein translation is MQNIIIAILAIIIAPLLGGIIAGIDRKLTAKLQGRYGPPILQPFYDLLKLFAKQKMAVNSVQVFCAWMYLISAISALFLFALKSDLLMIFFVLTIGSVFLTIGASATPSPYSQIGAQRELIQMLTYEPLLIVVFVSIYFVTGSFKIDAILNYPKPIFLSLPLIYLVLGFALTIKLRKSPFDISTSHHGHQEIVKGILTEYSGPHLALIELGHWYEIILVLGICALFWSTNIFGLIILLAITYFAEVFVDNLVSRATWRWMLGYVWGVGISLALFNIAFLYANKFVN
- a CDS encoding NADH-quinone oxidoreductase subunit B family protein, whose translation is MSILNKILQKSKIKSPWLLHYDCSSCNGCDIEILACLTPIYDVERFGIINTGNPKHADILLVTGGVNNRNKHVLKNLYNQMPDPKVVVSVGSCGNTGGIFKDAYNIIGGIDKVIPVDVYVPGCPPKPEAIIDGVVQALEILAQKTAKQNQKVEKEDVG